The nucleotide window CAACGGGAACGTCAAAATACATCATTCTTTTTATTGTCGTCTTTCTGCGACTGAGTGGTACATTTTCCTCCTGATATAGTGGGCTGGGGAGACTTGGGGATCGGCACGTTCTCTGTAATTGGCTTGTGGACCCTGGATGACGCTAGGTGAACGGAGCACAGACAGGACAAGGctgtggatgttgtgtgtgagCTCGGCTCGTTATGTAAGCGTGGGTGATGCGTGGAGTTCTCACTGCCGACCTTTTTGGACATTGTTAATTATTACTGGTACTACTGCCCTGTCGAAGCTAGATCTTAGCTCAGCTCCTCGCTAAGCCATGTCAGTCCAATCTCCTCATCCAgtcctctgtccatctctctgtcctggaTAGCCAGAGGTCTGACATGACCTGCCATATCATTGAGGCGCATGCACGAATAATCCCTGACTGAAGCTCAGATCAGCTTCCCTGCTGAGTTGACTCATAAGAGTTACAGAGATAAACTGTGTCTGCGATCGCTGATCTCTCGAGTAATGTAGGGATACGCACCGTTCATTGCACTGTTCAGAGATGGATGCCTGGTTTGGAGAAAGGAAGTGCCCGTTTGTATCTGTGCCTCCGTCTGCATCACCGAATTAGCAACTGTATTGTTATGGGATATATTAGTATGCTACAAAGATaacccccataccccccccccccccctctccgtcctCAGATAGCTTCTGCTCTGTGGTGGTACTACATCTCCAAGGGGGTGGAGTTCCTGGACACGGTCTTCTTCATCCTGAGGAAGAAGTTTAACCAGGTCAGCTTCCTGCACGTCTACCACCACTGCACCATGTTCATCCTCTGGTGGATCGGCATCAAGTGGGTCCCCGGTGGACAGTGTGAGTATGCGggcgggggaggtgtgtgtggatgtcagagtgtgtgtgtgccggttggtgttgtgtttgtgggCGGGGGTGGTTGTGGCTTTATGTGGTGTGCGTTTGTGGCAGAGAATGGACGAAGGAGGAAGTGCGTATTGGGGGTGTGTTGATTGTGTATTTGTGGAATGATGTGTTTTATAAAATGGGATGCtatgtgaccaggtgtgtgtgtctgtgtgagtaatGTCCTGTACTGTATAGAGCAGATAAGCAATATGTGAGTGCTCTATAACATGAACCCATAGGATGTCGTGCAAATTCCCCACCAACCGCTCAGGAAATGACTAGGCCTTCAAGGCTTAGTAAGCTGCTTGACCTCTATGACCCTTGACCCTTGCAACATGTTGACCCCTGCACAGCCTTCTTCGGCGCAACCATCAACGCCTCCATCCATGTCCTGATGTACCTGTACTACGCCCTGGCTGCCTTTGGACCTAAGATCCAGAAGTACCTGTGGTGGAAGAAATACCTCACTATCATTCAGATGGTACCAGTTTCTTCCATGTCTGCTAAGTGTCTTTTATTGTAACTTAAATCGTATTTGAACTGTCAACACTATGCCGGATGTTTGTGGTATAAGAAGGATGAGTTGGTGTTGAACTAATATTGAATGACCAACACATAAGGtcattgtgtgtctgttgtcgTGGAGAGGTGTCATCATTAAAGCATGTTTTTTGCGTGTTCCGCAGATCCAGTTCCACGTGACCATCGGCCACGCCGGCCACTCCCTCTACAAGGGCTGCCCCTTCCCCGCTTGGATGCAGTGGGCTCTGATCGGCTATGCAGTTACCTTCATCATCCTGTTCGCCAACTTTTACTACCACGCTTACCGTCGCCAGCCACGCTCTGCCAAGGGAGGCAAGCCTGTTGCCAACGGGATTTCCACGGCAACCAACGGCCACGgcaagatggaggaggtggaggagaacggGAAGAGGCAGAAGAAGGGAAGAGCAAAGAGGGAGTAAAGAAagaggtggatggagagagggagtctctCCTCAAACAACAGGTGGACTGTTGGTTGAAAGAGCGAGGGATAGAATGAATGGGCGTTTGTACAACCCAGCAGAATGCTTTGAAACAAAAAAGCTGATTTGTTACCAACTCGTACAGTGTAAAGGATagcagcaatgtgtgtgtgtttatgtgtgtgtgtttgtgtgtgtgcatgagcgggggtgggggagggtgtacAATGGGGTGAGGgtaggagggggtggtggttgtCTTCatatcagtttttttttatttttacaaacaGTTTAAAACGCTGCTTGTCACATAGACTCTGCTGCGCCGTACGCTTTTGGTCAGTGTTCAAAAGACAGAACATCACAGGGACGTCTAAAGCAGCTCTGCAGCCTCCTGATCTAAACACACCTCCATTTTCCTTTTGTACTTCTGCTTAACTAGTGATTGAAAATGGGAATTTATTTATTCAAGAGTTTTTAACAAATTAATTATTCTAATGGAAGAATCTTCCAAAAAATCATACCAAAGAGGGTTTTCTTTTTTCACATTTGATGGGGTTAAATCCTTATTGGTTAAACATAAAAATAGGAGGTGGCGTTGCTTTTCTCAGAGAGCACCTATTTGCTTTTTTAATAGCCCCAACACACAATACGATTAGCGAACTCAGAGAGCTTTAGACCTTGTTTAAAGCAATTTTTTCAATGATGCAATGTTTTGTCAGATTGATGATATGAGTCATCAGTGATATTAGCAAAGGCACAACAAGACACGCTTTAAAAGCAATTACACAGGCCGTCCCTTTTGGGGTCTAGTGAGCAGAGGGACCAGCACCAAACCAATATGTTCACAGGGAGAGCTTGATTGGCTCAATAAAATGGAAGAGGAAAGTGATTTGTTGGTTTGAATGTGACTCAAGCCTGCAGGTCTTTTTTGCATCACCTGAACACCTCTTGAAAATGGATGAGCCAGCGCTGGAAACCTTTTGAGAAAATTGTTTAGTCTAGGACAGCTCATAGATTGAGACGTTGTTTACCATCACTACTGACCACTGGTACTGCTGGTAAGATTCAGAATCGGGGTTATCAATGGTGTTATATGGTGTTACTGTGTGGGGTCTAAACATCTGACACTCAAAGGCCTCTTTAGTACATGCTCCTACTGGATATGGACAACTCTGAATATGCAGCTATCTAATAGGCTGTATCTTACATATTTCTACAGGTTGTAACCATGAATCATACAGTACAAAGGGCCAGGTGATTTTCCCGATAATGTGTCTCAACCTGGAAATACATTTTTCCCCACAATGCCAGGCCTCAACCAGGAACCTCGGGTGTGAACGGGTTAGCTCACATAGTCAGAGAAACTGACTGGCCCTGTCCAATCAGACCTAACTGGTGTTTGGGCTAAAGGAGGGGAAGGACTGGTTTGTACTGTACTGCAGTAGCTTTAACTGTTTGGTGGGTTACCACATGTGCATTGTGCTACATGAAATTAAACCTGGGTGAGAGGGAAACCAGCAGAATGTTACAGAGAGCAGGAAGATATTGTAAGTTACACATGATTGTTTTGTTGGATCTTCTGGAATCGTATGCTTTTATTTCAGAGTGTTGTTTTGTCGTGCAATGTGTAGTTAACGTCTATCTGGGTGTGATTTCCACGTTCGAAACAGTCCTCACTGTCATGTAGGATCaatcgttttgtttttttaaaactCGCATTAGGCTCATTAAATtaaccccacctctcccccgcgATTGGCTGCAGGTACAATGGAAATAAAGAGGATGCCAACACCccagtaaagtgtgtgtgtgtttactcttgTGTTTCCAATTGTGTTTCCTCGTGTGTTTGCATCTTGTATTCCATCAAATACTATGTAGACTCACAGACCTCTTAGAATGTGCAGCAGCTATCCTACATAACCATGGAACCTACAGCAAACCTCTATCCTCTCTTCAATCTCCTTGCTTCTGCACTCCCTTTTCTTATACCCTCGCCCATCACCCCTCTCCTGTAGCCCCTGTGTcctgaggatggagaggagtccTGGATGTGTGATAGATGAGTGTTGGGGCTGTCTCTCTGGGGCTTGACCAGACAGATCTGCTCTAATCTGAGGGAGTAAATTGGCTTTAACTGTAAAAGAGCTTATGTCAACGTCATCCAGCTAGTTAACCCTGGAATCCAGGTCACTGTGGAAAAGAGGAGCCACCACTAATCCATTACTGGAGGCTGTCGTACTTTATTGAGCATGCATGCATTGTTGCAATGTGCTGCATCCTTCTGCAAACATACATGCATCAATGCAGTTCAGATgtgtaaatgagttgtacacTTACTGTAGTTCAGACATTTGTTaggacacatgcatacatatgcATATCTACATTTGTGCAATTCAATGTTTTACACAGTAATAAGGGTCCTTTCTGTGCATACATTGCTACTAGTACATGTTAGAAGTCAATTTGTTATAAATTGATACAACATATGTTTTTGTTAGTGCTACTAAACAATTTTGCACAAAATAAAAGCAAAATAATGCTGCAAAGGAGAGTCCTGCAATAGAGGAATGTGTGGTATATTCAAATTATCAGTCTTGTATTCTCATCAATATAATTAATTTTATTTAATACAGCCTAATGAACAGGTTTATTAGTAGaaaatgtatacaaataaaAATCATCCCAAACAAGCGGTGTGTGCAAACATTTAACACAATAGAATGAGCCCACACTTcccccaccaccagcagcaccatGAACTCCCAGATACCATCTGCACAATAAGATTTTCCCAAGGAAGGATTAAGTGACATCGGTGTTGCTGACTCAATGTCCCTGCCTCTTTCCCAAACCTGCCCCCTCACCTTCTTTGCTGCTCatactctcctccatctctaacttccttccttcctcctcgccTGCCTCCTTCCACTGCTGTGCTTCCTTCATTAACCCACTTTTTATTGATCTATCCTGCCTTCCCTTGGCTGATACCACTTCTTAAGATATTATTATCTTAAGAAGCTCCTTCCCTGTTATTCGTTCAATATTCTCATATTCTGC belongs to Osmerus mordax isolate fOsmMor3 chromosome 8, fOsmMor3.pri, whole genome shotgun sequence and includes:
- the elovl4b gene encoding elongation of very long chain fatty acids protein 4b, which produces MEVATHFMNDTVEFYRWSLTIADKRVEKWPMMSSPLPTLAISCLYLLFLWAGPRYMQDREPFQLRKTLIVYNFSMVVLNFYIAKELLIGSRSAGYNYLCQPVSYSNDVNEVRIASALWWYYISKGVEFLDTVFFILRKKFNQVSFLHVYHHCTMFILWWIGIKWVPGGQSFFGATINASIHVLMYLYYALAAFGPKIQKYLWWKKYLTIIQMIQFHVTIGHAGHSLYKGCPFPAWMQWALIGYAVTFIILFANFYYHAYRRQPRSAKGGKPVANGISTATNGHGKMEEVEENGKRQKKGRAKRE